The following are encoded together in the Triticum dicoccoides isolate Atlit2015 ecotype Zavitan chromosome 6B, WEW_v2.0, whole genome shotgun sequence genome:
- the LOC119325331 gene encoding serine carboxypeptidase-like 45: protein MPALVCRCRPLAMAVLLLIASLCHLGSCNGGGGGGGGRITRLPGQPEVNFGQYSGYVEVDGKGSRALFYYFVEAELDPATKPLVLWLNGGPGCSSLGVGAFSENGPFRPSGQALVRNEYSWNKEANVIYLETPAGVGFSYSADAAYYQGVNDNMTAMDNMVFMQRWLEKFPQYKGRELYISGESYAGHYIPQLAEVMVEFNKKDNIFNLKGLALGNPVLHFTTDFNSRAEYFWSHGLISDSTYRIFTSVCNYSRYVSEYYGGALSPLCARVMNQVTRETSRFVDKYDVTLDVCLSSVLSQSMILSPHKRVGHRIDVCVEDETVNYLNRKDVQEALHAKLIGVKKWAVCSSVLEYELLNLQIPTINIVGSLVNSGIRVLVYSGDQDSVIPLTGSRTLVQNLARDLGLKTSIPYRVWFEGKQVGGWTQVYGDKLSFATIRGASHEAPFSQPERSLVLIRAFLQGRPLPETFS, encoded by the exons ATGCCGGCTCTAGTGTGCCGCTGCAGGCCATTGGCCATGGCGGTGCTGCTACTCATTGCTTCACTTTGTCATCTGGGTTCTtgcaatggaggaggaggaggaggcggaggcaggatCACGAGGCTCCCTGGGCAGCCCGAGGTGAACTTTGGTCAGTACTCGGGCTACGTCGAGGTGGACGGCAAGGGGAGCAGGGCTCTCTTCTACTACTTCGTGGAGGCGGAGCTTGATCCCGCCACCAAGCCCCTCGTGCTCTGGCTCAACGGAG GACCTGGGTGTTCTTCACTTGGTGTAGGGGCCTTCTCAGAGAACGGCCCTTTCAGGCCCAGCGGGCAGGCGCTGGTGAGGAATGAGTACAGCTGGAACAAAG AAGCTAATGTGATTTACCTGGAGACACCAGCTGGTGTTGGCTTCTCCTACTCTGCTGATGCTGCCTACTACCAGGGTGTGAATGACAACATGACAG CAATGGACAATATGGTGTTCATGCAAAGGTGGCTTGAAAAGTTCCCACAGTACAAGGGCAGAGAGCTATACATTTCTGGAGAGAGTTATGCCG GGCACTACATTCCACAACTTGCCGAGGTCATGGTTGAGTTCAATAAGAAGGACAACATCTTCAACCTCAAAGGGCTTGCT TTGGGCAATCCTGTTCTTCATTTCACCACTGACTTCAACTCGAGGGCAGAGTACTTCTGGTCTCATGGCCTCATTTCAGACTCAACATACAGGATTTTCACGTCTGTTTGCAACTACTCCCGCTACGTCAGCGAGTACTATGGTGGAGCGCTTAGCCCGCTTTGCGCGAGGGTGATGAACCAAGTAACCCGAGAGACTAGCCGGTTCGTTGACAAGTACGATGTTACCCTCGACGTCTGCTTGTCTTCAGTGCTCTCTCAGTCAATGATCCTCTCCCCCCAT AAGCGTGTTGGGCACCGCATCGACGTCTGTGTGGAGGACGAGACGGTAAACTACTTGAACAGGAAGGATGTCCAGGAAGCGCTCCATGCGAAGCTCATCGGCGTAAAAAAATGGGCAGTTTGCAGCAG TGTTCTTGAGTATGAGCTCCTCAACTTGCAGATTCCAACAATCAACATAGTGGGATCACTGGTCAACTCCGGCATCAGAGTACTAGTTTACAG TGGCGATCAAGACTCGGTGATCCCTCTAACGGGTAGCAGGACACTAGTGCAGAATCTAGCGCGCGATCTAGGCCTCAAGACGAGCATTCCGTATCGAGTTTGGTTCGAAGGGAAGCAG GTTGGTGGGTGGACTCAGGTATACGGTGACAAGCTCTCCTTCGCCACCATCAGAGGGGCCTCACATGAGGCGCCATTCTCGCAGCCCGAACGCTCTCTTGTGCTTATCAGGGCATTCCTACAAGGCAGGCCTCTGCCGGAAACCTTCTCATGA